The DNA region GGCGGGCGCTTCGCACCGGCCGAAGCGGCGTGCTCGGTCTCGTTCTTCCGGATATCGCAAACCCCCTCTTTCCCAAGATTGCGCAGGCAATCGAATTTGCAGCCGCTTCTGCCGGTTACGGCGTGCTGATCGCCGATTCGCGCGGCAATGTCTCGGCGCAGACGGAGGCGATCAACCGGCTGGTCGAGCGCGGCGTCGACGGCATGGTCATCGTGCCCCGCCGCGCAACGCGCATATCCGCGGCAAGCTGTCCTGTGGCCGTCATCGACACGCCATCAACCCCCGGCAATACGGTTGCCGCCGATCACTGGCAGGGCGGCCAGCTGATCGCCGCCCACCTTGCCGATCTCGGCCATAAGCGGATCCTCATCATCGGCAACAATCCGGAATCAAACGTGCAGAACGACCGGTCGGGCGGCATCCGTTCGGGCCTTCGCCCGGGCATGAGCGCCGAAACGCTCTGGATCGAAAAGCTCGAGCACCGTGCCGGCAGTGGCTGTCCTCTCGGCCTGGCAAAAAAAGTCGAGGAGGGGTTCACCGCCTTTGCCGCCTTGTCCGATCTTCAGGCGCTGCGAGCACTCACGGAGCTGCAGCGCGACGGCATCGATGTGCCTGCCGAGGCCAGCGTCACCGGTTTCGACGACCTCATCTGGTCTCCGGTGATAACACCCGCGCTCACCACGGTAAAAATGGACATGGACCTAATCGCCGCGATCGCCGTTTCGGCTTTGCTCGACAGCATAAAAACAAACAGCACCCGGGAGGGCGCACTCGTAACCGCGGAGAATGACCGCGTGCCCATGCAACTGATTGCCCGCCAATCATCCGGGCCGGTGAGCCCCGGCTCAAGAAAACCTGCAGATGGAGAACTCCTGACATGAAGACATCCCTCATCGCATCGGCAGCGCTGCTCGCGCTTGTCCCGTTCGGCGTCATGGCGCAGGAGCGGACGCTTACCGTTTCCGTCTATGCCTTTGCGCAGGACGACTTCAAGACGCTGGTCTACGACCCCTTCGAGCAGCAATGCGGCTGCAAGCTCGTCGTCGAGACGGGCAACAGCGTCGAGCGCCTGGCCAAGCTGGAGGCGAACAAGACAAACCCGGTCGTCGATATGGCGGTCGTCTCCATGGCAGACGCGCTTTCGGCCTCCCGCAAGGGATTGATCGACAAGATCGACACTGCCAAGCTCACCAATTTCGACAAGCTCTATGATCTCGCCAAGGACCCGAACAGCGACGGCATGAGCGTCGGCTATACATTTTACGCCACGTCGATCGCCTACCGCTCGGACAAGATGAAGATCGAGTCCTGGGCCGATCTTCTGAAGCCGGAATATGTCGGCCACGTCGCCTTCCCGAACGTGACCACCAATCAGGGACCGCCGGCGCTCTACATGCTCGGCCTGGCGCTCGGCAAGGACACGGCCGACCTCAAGGGTCCGATCGAAGCTGTCGGCGAGAAGAAGGACGATATCGTCACCTTCTACGAAAAATCCTCGCAGCTTGTACAGCTGATGCAGCAAGAGGAAATCTGGGCAGCCCCGATCGGCCGTTTCTCCTGGGCGGGATTCACCAAGCTCGACGTTCCGGTCGCCTGGGCAACGCCGAAGGAAGGCCAGACGGGTGGCATGAACGTAATGGTCGTCACCAAGGGCGCGAAAAACCAGGATCTGGCGTTACAGTTCATGGATTTCTGGCTCTCGACCGACATCCAGACGAAACTTGCCGAAAAGCTGATCGATAGCCCGGCCAACAAGGACGTGAAGGTTTCCGAAGCCGCCGCAAACAACCTCACTTATGGCGAGGACACCGCCAAGAGCCTCAAGCTCATTCCGTCCGCCGCAGCGCTCGACAATCGAGACGCGTGGCTCAAAGAGTGGAACGCCAAGGTCGGCCAGTAACGCGCTCGTGACATCTGGTCCCGGTCTACCGGGACCATTCTCCCGCTGTCTCCCGCCAATTCCGAAAGACGCATCATGTTTCAGAACCGAGCAGAAGCTCTGGCGCTCGCCCTGCCCGCAGCAGTCTTTGCCGCCATGGTCTTTCTGCTGCCCGTTGCCATCCTGCTTTCGGAAGGTTTTCGGCTGGAAGGCGCCTGGACGCTTTCCGCCTATGGCGACTTCTTTTCCGGCACGCTGAACCGCACCGTCTTCATCCGCACCTTCAAGCTTGGTCTAGAGGTGACGGCAGTCTCCGCGGTCATCGGCTATGCCGCGGCTTTCGTCATCGTCAACCTGCCGCCCAAAGGCAAGGGACGGATGATCGGCCTCATCACCCTGCCGCTGATGATTTCCCCCGTTGCCCGTACCTATGCCTGGATCGTCATCCTCGGCCGCACCGGTATCGTCAACAAGGTCGTGACCGGCATGGGTTTCAGCGGCGAACCATTGCGCCTACTCTTCACCGAGACCGCCGTCTTCATCGGCCTGCTGCAACTCTTCCTGCCGTTGATGATCCTGTCGCTGGTCAGCGCGCTTGAAAACATGCCGAAGGATGCGATCCCGGCGGCCCGCGTGCTCGGTGCCAACTGGTTCCAGGTCTTCTGGAAGGTCATCTTGCCGCTAACCCGTGAAGGCCTCGTCGTTGGCGGAACCCTCGTCTTCACCGGCTCGCTCACCGCCTACATCACGCCCGCCGTGCTCGGCGGTTCCAAGGTGCTGATGCTCGAGACGCTGCTCTACCAGCAGGTCTCGGTCGCCAACAACTTCGTTTCGGCAAGCGTCATCGCCTTCATGCTGATCGTTATGAGCTTTGCCGCCAACATCCTGCTGAAGCGCCTGGCAACCGCGAGGAACAAGCGATGACCGCTCGCCTTTTCCCGCCGATCGTGCTTTTCCTCGTGCTCACATTCCTGATTGGGCCGTTCCTGATCATCATCGCCGCGTCGCTTTCGGCCGGGGATACACTCTCCTTTCCACCGCAGGGCCTTTCGCTTCGCTGGGTGTTCAAGGTCTTCACCATTGAGAGCTTCCGCGACAGCTTTTCGATGTCGATGTTGCTCGCCGTCTTCGGAACGCTCGCCGCCCTCGTGCTCGGCATTCCCGCGGCCTACGCTCTGTCGCGCTATTCGCTGCCCTTCGGTGAAACGGTCCGAACCGTCGTCTCCCTACCGATTATCGTACCGGGCATCATCGTCGGCCTTGCCATGCTGCGTTATCTCGTCGTGCCTTTCGGCTTCAACATCACGCTGGCGCTCTTCTTCGCTCACACGGCGCTCGTCCTGCCCTATGCCGTGCGCGTCGTCTCCGCGAGCCTTGATAATCTGCGCTCCGACATCGAGGAGGCCGCCGTATTGCTCGGCTCCTCGCGTCTTGGCGCTTTCTTCCGCGTCGTGATGCCGAATATCCGCGGCGGCATCCTAGCTGCCTTCATCCTCGGCTTCGTCACCAGCTTTAACCAGGTGCCAGTCTCGCTTTTTTTGTCCGGCCCCGGCGTCCGCACCCTGCCGATCGACATGCTGGGTTACATGGAAACCACCTACGATCCGTCAATTGCAGCACTCTCCTCGCTGCTCGCCTTCCTTTCCATCGGCATCGTCTTCCTCGCCGAACGCTTCCTGGGATTCTCTCGCTATGTATGATGCCTATCTTCGACTAGAAAAGCTGACGCTGGCCTACGGCAATACCATCGCGGTGAAGGACCTTGACCTCTCGGTCGGCAAAGGCGAACTCGTCGCCTTGCTCGGCCCGTCGGGCTGCGGCAA from Rhizobium sullae includes:
- a CDS encoding LacI family DNA-binding transcriptional regulator encodes the protein MAQLRPAPNLSRIATSLGVSVATVSNALSGKGRVSEQLAGKIREHAAELGYVPSQAGRALRTGRSGVLGLVLPDIANPLFPKIAQAIEFAAASAGYGVLIADSRGNVSAQTEAINRLVERGVDGMVIVPRRATRISAASCPVAVIDTPSTPGNTVAADHWQGGQLIAAHLADLGHKRILIIGNNPESNVQNDRSGGIRSGLRPGMSAETLWIEKLEHRAGSGCPLGLAKKVEEGFTAFAALSDLQALRALTELQRDGIDVPAEASVTGFDDLIWSPVITPALTTVKMDMDLIAAIAVSALLDSIKTNSTREGALVTAENDRVPMQLIARQSSGPVSPGSRKPADGELLT
- a CDS encoding ABC transporter substrate-binding protein, with amino-acid sequence MKTSLIASAALLALVPFGVMAQERTLTVSVYAFAQDDFKTLVYDPFEQQCGCKLVVETGNSVERLAKLEANKTNPVVDMAVVSMADALSASRKGLIDKIDTAKLTNFDKLYDLAKDPNSDGMSVGYTFYATSIAYRSDKMKIESWADLLKPEYVGHVAFPNVTTNQGPPALYMLGLALGKDTADLKGPIEAVGEKKDDIVTFYEKSSQLVQLMQQEEIWAAPIGRFSWAGFTKLDVPVAWATPKEGQTGGMNVMVVTKGAKNQDLALQFMDFWLSTDIQTKLAEKLIDSPANKDVKVSEAAANNLTYGEDTAKSLKLIPSAAALDNRDAWLKEWNAKVGQ
- a CDS encoding ABC transporter permease; this encodes MFQNRAEALALALPAAVFAAMVFLLPVAILLSEGFRLEGAWTLSAYGDFFSGTLNRTVFIRTFKLGLEVTAVSAVIGYAAAFVIVNLPPKGKGRMIGLITLPLMISPVARTYAWIVILGRTGIVNKVVTGMGFSGEPLRLLFTETAVFIGLLQLFLPLMILSLVSALENMPKDAIPAARVLGANWFQVFWKVILPLTREGLVVGGTLVFTGSLTAYITPAVLGGSKVLMLETLLYQQVSVANNFVSASVIAFMLIVMSFAANILLKRLATARNKR
- a CDS encoding ABC transporter permease, with translation MTARLFPPIVLFLVLTFLIGPFLIIIAASLSAGDTLSFPPQGLSLRWVFKVFTIESFRDSFSMSMLLAVFGTLAALVLGIPAAYALSRYSLPFGETVRTVVSLPIIVPGIIVGLAMLRYLVVPFGFNITLALFFAHTALVLPYAVRVVSASLDNLRSDIEEAAVLLGSSRLGAFFRVVMPNIRGGILAAFILGFVTSFNQVPVSLFLSGPGVRTLPIDMLGYMETTYDPSIAALSSLLAFLSIGIVFLAERFLGFSRYV